The following coding sequences are from one Methanosarcina sp. WWM596 window:
- a CDS encoding nucleotidyltransferase domain-containing protein: MLKTRLRDFLLTKDEWFFAVSDYFRNDGIRATLRYVPDENGERELNGKRYKKYDFGPAFEFMKKNRPEWVQDVHVVPESEVKQVLHPYDCIPELVNSDSRVRAIVKVLDMAEIPRTSMGVTGSMLAGLQNESSDVDFVIYGPMWFRARDAITIAKQQEGPIEELDEDMWQRIYRKRIPEISFDEFMLHESRKGNRGMVEGTYFDLLFVREWDQIKEPPQRGKDTVKMKIEAEVKNADFAFDSPAYYKVEHEEIDHVLSYTHTYAGQALPGEIIEARGVVEKVGNMKRLVVGTSREPKGEWIRSLTWLENCGYI; this comes from the coding sequence ATGCTCAAAACACGCCTCAGGGATTTTCTTCTTACAAAAGATGAATGGTTTTTTGCGGTTTCTGACTATTTCCGTAATGATGGAATAAGAGCCACACTCCGCTACGTTCCGGATGAAAACGGGGAGAGGGAGTTAAACGGGAAAAGGTACAAAAAATACGATTTTGGTCCGGCGTTCGAATTCATGAAGAAAAACAGGCCTGAATGGGTACAGGACGTGCACGTTGTCCCGGAATCCGAGGTAAAACAGGTACTGCATCCCTATGACTGCATTCCGGAGCTTGTGAATTCTGACAGCCGTGTAAGGGCAATTGTAAAGGTGCTTGACATGGCAGAAATTCCCCGGACAAGTATGGGAGTTACGGGTTCAATGCTCGCAGGCCTGCAGAACGAGAGCTCTGACGTTGATTTTGTTATCTACGGTCCTATGTGGTTCAGGGCAAGGGATGCCATAACCATTGCAAAACAGCAGGAGGGCCCTATCGAAGAGCTTGATGAGGACATGTGGCAGAGGATCTACAGGAAAAGAATCCCTGAGATTTCTTTTGACGAATTCATGCTGCACGAGTCCAGGAAAGGCAACCGTGGCATGGTAGAGGGCACGTATTTCGACCTTCTCTTTGTAAGGGAATGGGACCAGATTAAAGAGCCTCCGCAGAGGGGAAAAGATACCGTCAAAATGAAAATCGAAGCCGAGGTCAAAAACGCTGACTTTGCCTTTGACAGCCCTGCCTATTACAAAGTAGAACACGAAGAAATCGACCATGTGCTCTCCTATACTCATACATATGCAGGTCAGGCTCTCCCCGGAGAAATCATAGAAGCCCGTGGGGTGGTCGAAAAAGTTGGAAACATGAAGCGGCTGGTCGTAGGCACCTCAAGGGAGCCAAAAGGAGAATGGATCCGGTCCCTTACCTGGCTTGAGAATTGTGGATATATTTGA